Part of the Bacillus cereus group sp. RP43 genome is shown below.
TTTGAAATTACCCACAATGAAATTTCCTTTCTCATTTTATATTGTAGAGGTACCGCGGAATACTGAAGAGGTATACCTTTTAGAAACGGGCACTGTGTGAAGCCAGCGACTTTTGCAGATACGGTTGTTTTGTATGAAGGTATGATTGTAAATCAAATAAAGAGGTTAAATATTTACCAAGATTATGAAGAGTATTATCAATGTGGTCTAATTGGTCTTTGGCATGCTTATGAAAGGTATGAGGAGGAGAAAGGTAGTTTCCCTGCTTATGCGGTTGTAACGGTACGTGGTTATATATTGGAAAGATTGAAGAAAGAATGCGTAGTGCAAGAGAGGTATGTATGCACCGACGAGTATGAGGAACGATTTGAGTGTGAAGATGCGGGAACGAGGGCGAAGGACTTTATGAGTGTGTTAGATGAGAGGGAGAAGCATATCATTTCAGAGCGATTTTTTACAGGGAAAAATATGGGGGAGATAGCGTCTGAAATGGGGATGACGTACTATCAAGTGAGATGGATGTATCGACAAGCGCTTGAGAAAATGCGAGATAGTGTAAGGGGATAAGAATAATAAGTAGAATGGAAGGCAAGGAAATATTGCGTTCCATTCTACTTATTTTAAGGCAGTAAATGTGGCAAGAGGTTTTTTGAGTGTAGTGAATCTTTCATGTTCATTCGGGATAATACATGTCCAGCTTTCAAAAATTGTTGCTGTAACTTATGAGGACTTATTAGTATTGTTACGGTAGTTCCATTTGAAAAATGAATGATAGATTTTTTAATGTTCTTAAAAAATTCTATCTCCTCTATATGGTTATAGAACAACCAAATGCAGTTTGGAGAAGAAGGAGATTCTGTTGGGAAAGCGCAAATATATTCTCTATGACTAATCGGAATTGGAACATTTTGTTTGAGCTTAAAGTTTATTTGGACTGCATGACGTCTACCTTGATAAGTAGAATGAACATGTGTTAGACAAGATTTCTTTATGAGTTGAATAGCTGTTTGGCAAGAGTACAGAAGGTTTCCGCTACTGTCGATCATTTTTGTCCGGTAATAAGGGTGTTTGCAAGGTTCAAGCATCATTGTAGAACTAGAAATAAAAATATCATTTTCATCATTCATGATTCTAAATCCTCCCTTATGAAAATTATTATTCTGAATATAATTATATACGAATTATGTAAATTTATTATTAATCTTCTGTTGTGTATTGTAAATTTTTAATGTTCGTTTACAATCAATAGATGATAGTCTTTCTAATTTGCATCGCTTGTACATATATATGAAAATAGAAAAGAGTAGGCGGTGATATAGCATGAAGAAAAAATATATTATTATGGCTCTAGCTGTTGTTCTCTTAGTTTATTTAGCAAACAGTAATCCGGGTAAGGGAGAATATACGGATTGGGCAGCAAAACAATTTATGAAGCGTAATGATGTGAGTAAGAAGCTAGAAGAGGTTGAGAAAGAAAACAAAGAGGGTATACTTGGCGACTTAGCATCGGCGGGAAAGAAATTGGCAAATAAGTATGTTGAACCACAAGTTGGATTATTAATCGACCATTATACAAAGCGAAATGATTATATTTTCTTCTCAACATATACGACAGAGTTTGATTTAGGCGGAGAGAATTATAAGTATGTTTGTGTTGGTTTTTCAAACATCTTTATTCCAATTGAAATGCCGAAGAAAAAAGACGAATCTGCAAAATAATGCAGATTCGTCTTTTTGATTTACGGAGTGATCTGAACTTCAGATACATTTTTTTCTATGAGGCGCGCCCCTTTTTTACGAGTATTTTCACCAATTGATGAAAATACAGATGAAGAAAGAATGGTATCCATTACTTGATTTACGACTAGTTCATTTACTGGTGTAATGGGATTATCGATAGAAAAGACAACTGTTTTTCCATCTTCTTTCACGAAAATCAACTCTAGTACTTGCATGCTTTATTCCCTCCTTTTTATTTATCCCGCTATTTGCGGGCAGTAAGACTCCCACCTCAAAATTCGGCTGGAGCAAAGAAGTTAGGGGGAAGCCCTGCTGTCCGTAAACGCCCGATTGGTGAAGGCTAATAATCAGTGGGGGATGAACAAAACCCCCACTGATTAAAGTTTCACTCTACAGGTTAGAAAGATCTGACGTGCTTACGAGTTGTACAGTGTGAAGTGATAATTGTTGTAGTGAAGCAAGAGAACGTGCTACTTCATGCACTTTTCCTAAATCTGCATTTGTTTTC
Proteins encoded:
- a CDS encoding DUF4359 domain-containing protein, producing MKKKYIIMALAVVLLVYLANSNPGKGEYTDWAAKQFMKRNDVSKKLEEVEKENKEGILGDLASAGKKLANKYVEPQVGLLIDHYTKRNDYIFFSTYTTEFDLGGENYKYVCVGFSNIFIPIEMPKKKDESAK
- a CDS encoding DUF2922 family protein, with translation MQVLELIFVKEDGKTVVFSIDNPITPVNELVVNQVMDTILSSSVFSSIGENTRKKGARLIEKNVSEVQITP
- a CDS encoding sigma-70 family RNA polymerase sigma factor, which produces MKPATFADTVVLYEGMIVNQIKRLNIYQDYEEYYQCGLIGLWHAYERYEEEKGSFPAYAVVTVRGYILERLKKECVVQERYVCTDEYEERFECEDAGTRAKDFMSVLDEREKHIISERFFTGKNMGEIASEMGMTYYQVRWMYRQALEKMRDSVRG
- a CDS encoding DUF1659 domain-containing protein, with protein sequence MAVETIVMDLTLRLVLNVGLDKNGKTVFKNKQFKRVKTNADLGKVHEVARSLASLQQLSLHTVQLVSTSDLSNL
- a CDS encoding competence protein ComK, whose product is MNDENDIFISSSTMMLEPCKHPYYRTKMIDSSGNLLYSCQTAIQLIKKSCLTHVHSTYQGRRHAVQINFKLKQNVPIPISHREYICAFPTESPSSPNCIWLFYNHIEEIEFFKNIKKSIIHFSNGTTVTILISPHKLQQQFLKAGHVLSRMNMKDSLHSKNLLPHLLP